In Gopherus flavomarginatus isolate rGopFla2 chromosome 1, rGopFla2.mat.asm, whole genome shotgun sequence, a single genomic region encodes these proteins:
- the LOC127038333 gene encoding mitochondrial uncoupling protein 2, whose protein sequence is MVGFKPTDVPPTATVKFLGAGTAACIADLITFPLDTAKVRLQIQGETKSAANTTAAQYKGVFGTIATMVKTEGPTSLYNGLVAGLQRQMSFASVRIGLYDSVKQFYTRGSERAGIGSRLLAGCTTGAMAVAVAQPTDVVKVRFQAQARVEGGRRYQGTMDAYKTIAREEGLKGLWKGTSPNVARNAIVNCTELVTYDLIKDMLLKYNLMTDNLPCHFTSAFGAGFCTTLIASPVDVVKTRYMNSAPGHYGNAISCALTMLRQEGPMAFYKGFMPSFLRLGSWNVVMFVTYEQLKRAMMAARGSWEAPF, encoded by the exons ATGGTCGGATTCAAGCCCACCGATGTCCCTCCGACAGCCACGGTGAAGTTCCTAGGGGCTGGGACAGCCGCATGCATCGCAGATCTGATCACCTTCCCGCTGGACACAGCGAAAGTCAGGCTGCAG ATCCAAGGAGAGACCAAGTCAGCAGCTAACACCACAGCTGCTCAGTACAAAGGTGTCTTTGGCACCATTGCCACCATGGTGAAGACAGAAGGTCCCACGAGCCTGTACAACGGCCTGGTGGCTGGGCTCCAGCGTCAGATGAGCTTTGCGTCGGTCCGTATCGGGCTGTACGACTCCGTGAAGCAGTTCTACACCAGGGGATCGGAGC GTGCTGGCATCGGTAGCCGACTCCTGGCTGGATGTACCACAGGAGCGATGGCTGTGGCTGTTGCCCAGCCAACGGACGTGGTGAAAGTGAGGTTTCAGGCCCAGGCCCGAGTGGAGGGTGGCAGGCGATACCAGGGGACTATGGATGCCTATAAGACCATTGCCAGGGAGGAGGGACTCAAAGGACTGTGGAAAG GAACATCCCCCAACGTGGCCCGTAACGCAATTGTGAATTGCACGGAATTGGTGACCTATGACCTGATCAAGGACATGCTGCTCAAATACAACCTCATGACCG ataACCTCCCGTGTCACTTCACTTCTGCCTTCGGGGCTGGTTTCTGCACCACGCTCATTGCTTCCCCCGTCGATGTAGTGAAGACCAGATACATGAACTCTGCCCCCGGCCACTATGGAAATGCCATCAGCTGTGCCCtcaccatgctgaggcaggagggGCCCATGGCTTTCTACAAGGG GTTCATGCCCTCGTTCCTGCGGCTGGGATCCTGGAATGTGGTGATGTTTGTGACCTACGAGCAGCTGAAACGTGCCATGATGGCTGCCCGTGGGTCCTGGGAGGCCCCTTTCTGA